GTCCTCCATGCCGACGAACACCTGGGCCAGGCCGATTTTGGCCCACTTGGCGAACAGCTCCGGGTGGTCGACGATGGTATCCACCCGCCCGTAGAGGAAATAATTCTTCCTGATCCCCGCCTCCCGGATCAGATCGGCCAGCCGGTCCATCCGTTTCACGTCGCACATGGACTCGTCGTCGCAGAAAAAGACGTTGGGCTCGGCGACTCCCCGCAACTCCTCCACCACAGCTTCCGGCGAGCGCCGCAGGTACTTGCCGCCGGTGATGGACCAGAGGGCGCAAAAATTACAGCGGGCGGTGCAGCCGAGGGAAGTGCGCACAGAGGCGAGGGGCTTGAACCATTCGCTGAAGTAGTTCTTGCGGTAGGGAGCGGTGAGGGTCCGGTCGGGAAAGGGGAGCTCGTTCAGGTCGGTATATGGGCGCGGCTCGCTGAAGTCCATGCCGCGGGGGTTCGGGATCGCCACCCCCCTGATGTGGGCAAGATTCCCGCCGTTACCCACGGCCCAGACGATTTCCCGTAGCGTGAACACTCCTTCGCCGATCACCACCATGTCGATGCACGGCTCGTTGAAGTCCGCGGGACGGACCGTGGCATGGTGGCCGCCAACCACGACCAGGAGATCCGGGGATCTTTCCTTCAAACGGCGTGCGATATTCTTGATTATGTTCACGTGGCTG
The nucleotide sequence above comes from Geobacter benzoatilyticus. Encoded proteins:
- a CDS encoding B12-binding domain-containing radical SAM protein, with translation MKVLLIQPPSCDPITDRVFMFEPLALEYLGAGLKLDGHEVRLLDARIEPDIDGAFDGFRPDLVGLTGYTSHVNIIKNIARRLKERSPDLLVVVGGHHATVRPADFNEPCIDMVVIGEGVFTLREIVWAVGNGGNLAHIRGVAIPNPRGMDFSEPRPYTDLNELPFPDRTLTAPYRKNYFSEWFKPLASVRTSLGCTARCNFCALWSITGGKYLRRSPEAVVEELRGVAEPNVFFCDDESMCDVKRMDRLADLIREAGIRKNYFLYGRVDTIVDHPELFAKWAKIGLAQVFVGMEDFSDARLAAMKKGVTIAQQEKAVKILDDLGVMMYASYMVDPAYTREDFRNLLGHVRRLKHKYATFTVLTPLPGTELYAAREEELISRKPELYDMIHALLPTTLPLREFNEELANLWVKAVPFHRVLPTLARFGLRGMLMRIRLFSRILEKARAAHLDY